One region of Drosophila teissieri strain GT53w chromosome 2L, Prin_Dtei_1.1, whole genome shotgun sequence genomic DNA includes:
- the LOC122616789 gene encoding mitochondrial intermediate peptidase, giving the protein MLEFSRSLLRWRTRNCSRRVSTWTPLAMAFNAPPARRINFTHVDVGLFGMPELRSFEGFYLLRDHVESRTQELISEAISDQRRRKMVDIFDELSDSLCKVADLAEFVRIAHPQSRYTQAAEQACISICGVVESLNTHKPIYKALSQVVNHGDKLPTSEVDRHVARLFLFDFEQCGIHLPEEERMRVVRLNDYILQLGQKFMSGAVQPSVLPRSQVPESFRNYFPSSGENVVITGLCTNAENVQIREAAYRLYMQPSKSQEDLLRDLLLCRHELARSCGFDTYGHRALKGSTMEKPEVVQEFINELSEKLRPRANSDFARMSQMKRREGGNADARTEVWDTPYYTNQLRRQLFEEHANEFLPYFSLGGCMEGLDNLLRALYGIRLQNTDLKPGEAWHNDIYKLAVVHEREGLLGYIYCDFYERTGKPNQDCHFTIQGGKRMPDGSYQLPVVVVMLGLAQPRWRGPTLLSPARLDNLFHEMGHAMHSMLARTEHQHVTGTRCSTDFAEVPSVLMEYFAGDPRVLRTFARHFQTHEPISEDMLRRLCASKNLFAASETQLQVFYSALDQEYHGESARHGRSSTETLRSVQDHYYGLPYVENTAWQLRFSHLVGYGAKYYAYLVSKTIASWIWQTYFEANPFNRQAGEKYRAEILAHGGAVPSRKLVANFLQREMTPSVLAESLITEIDADESKIKDLMISRS; this is encoded by the exons ATGCTAGAATTTAGTCGAAGCTTGCTGCGCTGGCGAACCCGGAACTGTAGCCGCAGAGTCTCTACGTGGACGCCGCTGGCTATGGCGTTTAATGCGCCTCCGGCTAGGCGGATTAACTTCACCCACGTCGATGTT GGTCTCTTTGGTATGCCCGAGCTGCGAAGTTTTGAGGGCTTCTATCTTCTGCGAGACCATGTGGAAAGTCGGACGCAGGAGCTTATTTCAGAGGCCATCTCTGATCAACGACGTCGGAAGATGGTCGACATTTTTGACGAGCTTTCTGACTCATTGTGCAAGGTGGCGGACCTTGCAGAGTTTGTACGAATTGCGCATCCTCAGAGCAGGTACACACAAGCAGCAGAGCAGGCGTGCATAAGCATTTGCGGAGTGGTCGAGAGCCTTAACACGCATAAGCCCATCTATAAGGCCTTAAGCCAAGTGGTGAATCATGGGGACAAGCTGCCCACCAGCGAAGTGGACAGGCATGTGGCACGTTTATTCCTTTTCGACTTTGAGCAGTGTGGGATCCACTTGCCCGAGGAGGAACGTATGCGTGTTGTACGGCTAAACGATTATATTCTTCAGCTAGGCCAGAAGTTCATGAGTGGAGCAGTCCAACCTAGTGTTCTCCCGCGCAGCCAAGTCCCTGAGTCCTTTCGTAACTA ctttccTTCCTCCGGAGAAAATGTAGTTATCACTGGACTGTGCACAAACGCAGAGAACGTCCAGATCCGGGAGGCTGCCTACCGGTTGTACATGCAGCCGTCAAAGAGCCAGGAGGATCTTCTCCGAGACCTGCTGCTTTGTCGGCATGAACTGGCGCGTAGCTGTGGCTTCGATACATATGGCCACCGGGCCCTGAAAGGTAGCACGATGGAGAAACCCGAGGTGGTCCAAGAGTTTATCAACGAGCTGTCAGAAAAGCTGCGACCGCGAGCTAATTCCGATTTCGCCCGGATGTCACAAATGAAACGCCGTGAAGGGGGGAATGCGGATGCAAGAACCGAAGTTTGGGATACACCGTATTATACCAATCAGCTGAGACGGCAATTATTTGAAGAGCATGCCAACGAGTTCCTGCCATATTTCTCCCTTGGCGGTTGCATGGAAGGTCTGGACAACTTGCTGCGTGCGCTTTACGGCATCCGTTTGCAAAACACAGATTTGAAGCCAGGCGAGGCCTGGCACAACGACATCTACAAGCTTGCCGTTGTCCACGAGAGGGAAGGACTGCTGGGCTACATTTACTGCGACTTCTATGAGAGAACGGGCAAGCCAAATCAGGACTGCCACTTTACCATTCAGGGCGGCAAGCGTATGCCGGATGGCTCCTACCAGCTTCCCGTGGTAGTTGTAATGCTGGGTCTAGCGCAACCGCGTTGGAGGGGACCGACGCTGCTGTCACCAGCGCGATTGGACAACCTATTTCACGAAATGGGCCATGCAATGCACTCGATGCTAGCTCGCACCGAGCACCAGCATGTGACAGGAACGCGCTGTTCCACGGACTTTGCTGAGGTTCCCAGTGTGCTCATGGAGTACTTTGCGGGTGATCCCCGTGTGCTGCGAACCTTTGCCCGCCACTTTCAGACCCACGAACCCATTTCCGAGGATATGCTAAGACGTCTGTGCGCTTCCAAGAACCTGTTTGCGGCAAGCGAGACCCAACTTCAGGTGTTCTACTCAGCGCTGGACCAGGAATATCACGGAGAATCGGCGAGACATGGCAGAAGTAGCACAGAAACCCTGCGCTCAGTACAGGATCATTACTACGGCCTTCCTTACGTAGAAAACACTGCGTGGCAGCTGCGCTTTTCCCACCTTGTGGGCTACGGAGCCAAGTATTACGCCTACCTTGTTTCGAAAACAATCGCTTCATGGATCTGGCAGACGTACTTTGAAGCCAACCCATTCAACCGGCAGGCTGGTGAGAAATATCGCGCCGAAATTCTTGCTCATGGAGGAGCAGTTCCCAGCCGTAAGCTGGTGGCCAACTTTCTGCAGCGCGAGATGACACCCAGCGTCTTGGCCGAAAGTCTTATCACAGAGATTGACGCCGACGAGTCAAAAATCAAAGACCTTATGATAAGCAGAAGTtaa
- the LOC122616799 gene encoding uncharacterized protein LOC122616799 has translation MVKSSNPLNIVRSIYNNEFQWMLVKSYGLFFLGVRLAKEFVGVELMPALGQA, from the exons atggTAAAGTCTTCAAATCCCCTGAACATCGTGCGAAGCATCTACAACAACGAGTTTCAATG GATGCTGGTCAAGAGCTACGGACTGTTCTTCTTGGGAGTGCGTTTGGCCAAGGAGTTCGTGGGTGTTGAGCTGATGCCGGCGCTGGGGCAAGCCTGA